The Aquidulcibacter paucihalophilus genome has a window encoding:
- a CDS encoding methyltransferase domain-containing protein yields MSPSPSEKRRGWHWSDYWRSGRTDVMTVQTATGPVAFDTEPVWENWFQSFDTGAHLLDLATGNGQVAGYASVAAAARGKTFAITGVDYADVDAARTRLPADCRMLGGVALEALPFPAASFDGAMSQFGIEYADTRSALQELGRVLKPGGRALMLIHHSDSVITRQTVEQIAAYDAVLGKSGAIRHARRAFTAHLKGLPATAAEEALRSAVQQAVGRLGATAAFEPVRYFVSYLDDLARGVASWEPESALARLDVFETGNSAWRHRQQSQTLAALDRPGRDLFLLRAERAGLVLTESDEMADAGGQLISWRLAFRKA; encoded by the coding sequence ATGAGCCCTTCGCCTTCAGAGAAGCGGCGCGGCTGGCACTGGAGCGACTATTGGCGAAGCGGTCGCACCGACGTCATGACGGTGCAGACGGCGACCGGACCGGTCGCCTTTGACACCGAGCCGGTCTGGGAGAACTGGTTCCAGTCCTTCGATACCGGCGCGCATCTGCTGGATCTGGCCACCGGAAACGGTCAGGTCGCTGGCTATGCGAGCGTCGCTGCCGCAGCACGTGGAAAGACATTCGCGATCACGGGCGTCGACTATGCCGATGTCGACGCCGCCCGGACGCGCCTGCCCGCCGACTGCCGGATGCTGGGTGGCGTGGCGCTGGAGGCGCTGCCTTTCCCGGCGGCGTCCTTCGACGGGGCCATGTCACAGTTCGGGATCGAATATGCGGACACCCGGTCCGCGCTGCAGGAACTGGGACGGGTGCTGAAACCGGGCGGACGGGCGTTGATGCTGATCCACCATTCCGACAGCGTCATCACCCGGCAGACGGTGGAGCAGATCGCGGCCTATGACGCGGTGCTGGGCAAGTCCGGCGCAATCCGCCACGCCCGCCGCGCCTTCACCGCCCACCTCAAGGGCTTGCCTGCCACTGCAGCGGAAGAGGCCCTGCGGAGCGCGGTGCAGCAGGCTGTCGGCCGGCTCGGGGCGACGGCGGCGTTCGAACCGGTGCGCTATTTTGTGAGCTATCTCGATGACCTGGCGCGGGGCGTCGCCTCATGGGAGCCGGAAAGCGCCCTCGCCCGGCTGGACGTCTTCGAAACCGGCAATTCGGCCTGGCGACACCGTCAGCAAAGTCAGACCCTCGCCGCGCTGGACCGTCCGGGTCGGGACCTCTTCCTCCTGCGGGCGGAACGGGCCGGCCTGGTTCTCACCGAAAGCGACGAAATGGCCGACGCCGGCGGTCAGTTGATCAGCTGGCGATTGGCGTTCCGGAAGGCATAG
- the metH gene encoding methionine synthase, whose amino-acid sequence MRPTFINVGERTNVTGSAKFKKLIIDGDYTAALTVARQQVEAGASIIDINMDEGLLDSQQAMVTFLNLIAAEPDIARVPVMIDSSKWEVIEAGLKCVQGKPIVNSISMKAGEAEFREQAVKCLRYGAAVVVMAFDEVGQADTAARKIEICTRAYRILVDEVGFPPEDIIFDPNVFAVATGIEEHDNYAVDFIEATRALKATLPYARVSGGVSNVSFSFRGNEPVRRAIHSVFLYHAIQAGMDMGIVNAGDLPVYDTLDPVLREAVEDVILNRPQRTNVSNTERLVDIAPNYKGDKGVARVVDLKWRDAPVGKRIEHALVNGITEFIDADTEEARLQSERPLHVIEGPLMDGMNVVGDLFGSGKMFLPQVVKSARVMKQAVAWLEPFMEAEKAGKPREQAGRILMATVKGDVHDIGKNIVGVVLQCNNYEVIDLGVMVPADRILDAAIEHKVDIVGLSGLITPSLDEMVFVAREMERRGFDIPLLIGGATTSRTHTAVRIEPGYRSGSTTYVVDASRAVGVVSGLLSKTERAKNEALTRDEYIRIREQYARGQEVKARAALPAARQNRFRPDPATPLPCAPSFLGVRAFDGWDLQDLADHIDWTPFFASWELIGRYPLILEDEIVGEAARDLFKDAQAMLKRIVDEKWFTARGVVGFWPANAVGDDIAVYADETRTAEIARFHTLRQQIRKSNGKPNLALSDFVADTGQDYIGAFAVTAGHGELEIAKRFKDAGDDYSAILATALADRLAEAFAEALHKRVRTELWGHAAEEQTTVEDLIAEQYQGIRPAPGYPAQPDHTEKATLFRLLQAEDNAGMALTESFAMTPPASVSGLYFGHAESHYFGVGKVDPDQVEDYARRKGWDVATAERWLSPILNYEPDVPARSDAA is encoded by the coding sequence GTGCGTCCCACCTTCATCAACGTCGGTGAGCGGACCAACGTCACCGGCTCGGCCAAATTCAAGAAGCTGATCATCGACGGCGACTACACCGCCGCCCTGACCGTCGCCCGGCAACAGGTCGAGGCCGGGGCCTCGATCATCGACATCAACATGGACGAGGGCCTGCTCGACTCGCAGCAGGCCATGGTCACCTTCCTCAACCTGATCGCGGCCGAGCCCGACATCGCCCGGGTGCCGGTGATGATCGACAGCTCGAAATGGGAGGTGATCGAGGCGGGCCTGAAATGCGTCCAGGGCAAGCCGATCGTGAACTCCATCTCGATGAAGGCGGGCGAGGCCGAGTTCCGCGAACAGGCGGTCAAATGTCTGCGCTACGGGGCCGCCGTGGTGGTCATGGCCTTCGACGAGGTGGGCCAGGCCGACACCGCCGCGCGCAAGATCGAGATCTGCACCCGGGCGTACCGGATCCTCGTGGACGAGGTTGGCTTCCCGCCCGAGGACATCATCTTCGACCCCAACGTCTTCGCCGTGGCGACGGGGATCGAGGAACACGACAACTATGCCGTCGACTTCATCGAGGCGACGCGGGCGCTCAAGGCGACCCTGCCCTACGCCCGGGTGTCCGGGGGGGTGTCGAACGTCTCGTTCAGCTTCCGCGGCAATGAGCCGGTGCGGCGGGCGATCCACAGCGTCTTCCTGTACCACGCCATCCAGGCCGGCATGGACATGGGCATCGTCAATGCGGGCGACCTGCCGGTCTATGACACGCTCGACCCCGTGCTGCGCGAGGCCGTCGAGGATGTGATCCTGAACCGGCCGCAGCGGACCAATGTCTCGAACACCGAGCGGCTCGTCGACATTGCGCCCAACTACAAGGGCGACAAGGGCGTGGCCCGGGTCGTCGATCTGAAATGGCGCGACGCCCCGGTCGGCAAGCGGATCGAGCATGCCCTGGTGAACGGCATCACCGAGTTTATCGACGCCGACACCGAGGAGGCGCGGCTCCAGTCGGAGCGGCCGCTGCACGTCATCGAGGGTCCACTGATGGACGGGATGAACGTCGTCGGGGACCTGTTCGGTTCGGGCAAGATGTTCCTGCCGCAGGTGGTCAAGTCGGCGCGGGTGATGAAACAGGCCGTGGCCTGGCTGGAGCCTTTCATGGAGGCCGAGAAGGCCGGCAAGCCGAGGGAACAGGCCGGCCGGATCCTGATGGCCACGGTCAAGGGCGACGTCCACGACATCGGCAAGAACATCGTCGGCGTCGTGCTGCAGTGTAACAACTACGAGGTCATCGACCTTGGCGTCATGGTCCCGGCCGACCGGATTCTGGATGCCGCGATCGAGCACAAGGTCGACATCGTCGGCCTGTCGGGCCTGATCACGCCGTCGCTGGACGAGATGGTGTTCGTGGCGCGCGAGATGGAGCGGCGCGGTTTCGACATTCCCCTGCTGATCGGCGGTGCCACGACCAGCCGGACGCATACGGCGGTCAGGATCGAGCCGGGCTATCGCAGCGGCTCGACCACCTATGTCGTCGACGCCAGCCGCGCCGTGGGCGTGGTCTCGGGCCTGCTGTCGAAGACCGAAAGGGCGAAGAACGAGGCCCTGACGCGCGACGAATACATCCGCATCCGCGAACAGTATGCGCGCGGTCAGGAGGTCAAGGCGCGGGCCGCCCTGCCCGCAGCGCGACAGAACCGCTTCCGGCCCGATCCGGCGACGCCCCTGCCCTGCGCGCCCTCGTTCCTGGGCGTTCGGGCCTTCGACGGCTGGGACCTGCAGGACCTGGCCGACCACATCGACTGGACGCCCTTCTTCGCCAGCTGGGAGCTGATCGGCCGCTATCCGCTGATCCTCGAGGATGAGATCGTCGGCGAGGCCGCGCGCGACCTGTTCAAGGATGCGCAGGCGATGCTGAAGCGGATCGTCGACGAGAAATGGTTCACCGCACGAGGCGTGGTCGGCTTCTGGCCCGCCAATGCCGTCGGCGACGACATCGCCGTCTATGCCGACGAGACCCGCACCGCCGAAATCGCCCGCTTCCACACCCTGCGCCAGCAGATCCGGAAGTCGAACGGCAAGCCCAATCTGGCCCTGTCGGACTTCGTCGCAGACACCGGCCAGGACTATATCGGGGCCTTCGCCGTCACCGCCGGCCATGGCGAGCTGGAGATCGCGAAACGGTTCAAGGACGCCGGCGACGACTATTCCGCGATCCTGGCCACGGCCCTGGCCGACCGTCTGGCGGAGGCCTTCGCGGAAGCCCTGCACAAGAGGGTCCGCACCGAACTGTGGGGCCATGCGGCGGAAGAGCAGACGACGGTCGAGGACCTGATCGCCGAACAATATCAAGGCATTCGCCCGGCACCCGGCTATCCGGCCCAGCCAGACCACACCGAGAAGGCGACACTGTTCCGGCTGCTGCAGGCGGAAGACAATGCGGGCATGGCCCTGACCGAAAGCTTCGCCATGACGCCGCCGGCGTCGGTGTCAGGCCTGTATTTCGGCCATGCCGAAAGCCACTATTTCGGGGTCGGCAAGGTCGATCCGGATCAGGTCGAGGACTATGCCCGGCGCAAGGGCTGGGATGTGGCCACGGCCGAGCGCTGGCTGTCGCCGATCCTCAACTATGAGCCGGATGTACCGGCCCGCAGCGACGCGGCCTGA
- a CDS encoding homocysteine S-methyltransferase family protein: MSTRSERIAALHRAAKERILVLDGAWGVMIQRSELSEEDFRGNRFAAHVGQMKGNNDILCLTRPDIIAGLHDQYFAAGADISETNTFSATVIAQDDYKLDEQSVRDINLEGARLARAAADRWTAKTPDKPRFAAGSIGPLNKMLSMSSDVNDPGARLVTFDQVYEAYRHQVKALNEGGVDLYLIETITDTLNCKACIKAIKDLEDEGMEALPIWISGTITDRSGRTLSGQTAEAFWNSVRHARPFAVGFNCALGAELMRPFIAELSRVADTLVAAYPNAGLPNAMGQYDEQPHETAHFLEEWAASGLVNIVGGCCGTTPEHIRHTAEAVAKLPTRVIPERPVAMRLSGLEPFELVA, encoded by the coding sequence ATGAGTACCCGCAGCGAACGCATCGCCGCCCTGCACCGAGCCGCGAAGGAGCGCATCCTCGTCCTCGACGGGGCCTGGGGCGTGATGATCCAGCGCAGCGAGCTGTCGGAAGAGGATTTCCGCGGCAACCGCTTCGCGGCCCATGTCGGCCAGATGAAGGGCAACAACGACATCCTGTGCCTGACCCGGCCCGACATCATCGCCGGCCTGCACGACCAGTATTTCGCGGCGGGCGCTGATATCAGCGAGACCAACACCTTCTCGGCCACGGTCATCGCCCAGGACGACTACAAGCTGGACGAACAGTCGGTCCGGGACATCAATCTGGAGGGCGCGAGACTGGCGCGCGCCGCCGCCGACCGCTGGACCGCGAAGACCCCGGACAAGCCGCGCTTCGCCGCCGGTTCGATCGGGCCGCTGAACAAGATGCTGTCGATGTCGTCGGACGTGAACGACCCTGGCGCGCGGCTGGTGACCTTCGACCAGGTCTATGAGGCCTACCGCCATCAGGTGAAGGCGCTGAACGAGGGCGGGGTCGACCTCTATCTGATCGAAACCATCACAGACACGCTGAACTGCAAGGCTTGCATCAAGGCCATCAAGGACCTCGAGGACGAGGGGATGGAGGCCCTGCCGATCTGGATTTCGGGCACCATCACGGACCGCTCGGGCCGGACCCTGTCCGGCCAGACGGCGGAAGCCTTCTGGAACAGCGTGCGCCACGCCAGGCCGTTTGCCGTCGGCTTCAACTGCGCCCTGGGTGCCGAGCTGATGCGGCCGTTCATCGCCGAGCTCAGCCGCGTCGCCGACACCCTAGTCGCCGCCTATCCCAACGCCGGCCTGCCCAACGCTATGGGTCAGTACGATGAGCAGCCGCACGAGACGGCGCATTTCCTCGAGGAGTGGGCGGCTTCCGGTCTGGTCAACATCGTGGGCGGCTGCTGCGGCACCACGCCGGAGCACATCCGGCACACGGCGGAGGCGGTGGCGAAGCTGCCGACCCGGGTGATCCCGGAGCGGCCGGTGGCCATGCGGCTGTCCGGCCTCGAACCCTTTGAACTGGTAGCGTAA
- the metF gene encoding methylenetetrahydrofolate reductase [NAD(P)H] gives MSIAPRSLAEARALLLSPLGPVARAGQDLSRPNVSFEFFPPKSDEAEANLWKAVTRLAPLMPEFVSVTYGAGGSTRERTHRTVQRILAETALTPAAHLTCVEASREDVDLVIDGYREAGVRHIVALRGDPPGGHGIGGAYVPRTDGYANATELTAAITAKGGFDVIVGCYPEGHPESPSLAHDLDVLKAKVDAGATRAISQFFFDIDAFLRFRDRVRAAGIRIPMSPGIMPVTNFNGLKRMSAACGAAVPDWLAAHFEGLDDDPETRKLIAASIAAETCARLQEEGFADFHFYTLNRADLVYAICRVLGVRETKAAAV, from the coding sequence ATGAGCATCGCCCCCCGCAGCCTGGCCGAGGCCCGGGCCCTGTTGCTGTCGCCGCTCGGGCCTGTGGCGCGCGCCGGGCAGGATCTGTCCCGCCCGAACGTATCTTTCGAATTCTTCCCGCCGAAGTCGGATGAGGCCGAGGCCAATCTTTGGAAGGCCGTGACCCGGCTGGCTCCGCTGATGCCTGAATTCGTCTCGGTCACCTATGGCGCCGGCGGTTCCACCCGCGAGCGGACCCACCGCACTGTGCAGCGCATTCTCGCTGAGACCGCCCTGACGCCCGCCGCCCACCTGACCTGCGTCGAGGCCAGTCGCGAGGACGTCGACTTGGTCATCGATGGCTATCGCGAGGCAGGGGTGCGCCACATCGTAGCCCTGCGCGGCGATCCGCCGGGCGGGCACGGCATCGGCGGTGCCTATGTTCCACGTACAGACGGTTACGCCAACGCCACCGAACTGACCGCGGCGATCACGGCGAAAGGCGGCTTTGACGTCATCGTCGGCTGCTATCCGGAGGGCCATCCCGAGAGCCCGTCGCTGGCCCATGACCTCGACGTCCTGAAGGCCAAGGTCGACGCCGGAGCGACGCGGGCGATCAGCCAGTTCTTCTTCGACATCGACGCCTTCCTGCGCTTCCGTGACCGGGTACGGGCGGCGGGGATCCGTATTCCGATGTCGCCGGGGATCATGCCGGTGACCAATTTCAATGGTCTGAAGCGGATGTCGGCGGCGTGCGGCGCGGCTGTTCCCGACTGGCTGGCGGCGCATTTCGAGGGGCTGGACGACGACCCCGAAACGCGCAAGCTGATCGCCGCATCGATCGCCGCCGAGACCTGCGCCCGGCTGCAGGAGGAAGGCTTCGCCGACTTCCACTTCTACACCCTGAACCGCGCCGACCTGGTCTATGCGATATGCCGGGTGCTGGGCGTGCGTGAGACGAAGGCCGCCGCAGTATGA
- a CDS encoding metalloregulator ArsR/SmtB family transcription factor, whose product MSLTADQTVEALRAVGEPTRLRVLSLLAGEELSVMELSRILDQSQPRVSRHLKLMTDAGLIERFPDGARVFYRLSSELPARRLIDTVLDLLEVSAGEADDRRLEAVRRDRETAAGAYFERVAPQWDRIRSLYVSESAVEAAITRSAGDGPFERVVDLGTGSGRMLTLLGKKAKMSVGLDLSQNMLNIARANVTRAGLDKVELRHGDIFATRLPEQSADLVMVHQVLHYLADPAAAVAEAARLVMPGGRLLIVDFAPHKLEYLRDEHQHRRLGFADAEMRRWLSGAGLTPSAPIALPPDTDGLTVSIWTAERPAVAAEKVA is encoded by the coding sequence ATGTCGTTGACAGCTGACCAGACCGTCGAGGCCCTGCGCGCCGTGGGCGAGCCGACCCGCCTGCGGGTGCTGTCGCTGCTGGCCGGCGAGGAGCTGTCGGTGATGGAGCTGTCGCGGATCCTGGACCAGAGCCAGCCGCGCGTTTCGCGTCATCTCAAGCTGATGACCGACGCCGGGCTGATCGAGCGGTTCCCGGACGGGGCGCGGGTCTTCTATCGCCTGTCGTCCGAGCTGCCGGCGCGGCGGCTGATCGATACGGTGCTGGACCTGCTCGAGGTTTCGGCAGGCGAGGCCGACGACCGGCGGCTTGAGGCCGTGCGCCGCGATCGCGAAACCGCCGCCGGGGCCTATTTCGAACGCGTCGCCCCCCAGTGGGATCGCATTCGCTCGCTGTACGTCAGTGAAAGCGCCGTTGAGGCTGCCATCACCCGGTCGGCGGGCGACGGTCCGTTCGAGCGGGTCGTTGATCTGGGCACCGGCTCGGGCCGGATGCTGACCCTGCTTGGCAAGAAGGCGAAGATGTCGGTCGGGTTGGACCTGAGCCAGAACATGCTCAACATCGCCCGCGCCAATGTGACCAGGGCCGGCCTGGACAAGGTCGAACTGCGCCACGGCGACATCTTCGCAACCCGCCTGCCCGAACAGAGCGCGGACCTGGTGATGGTGCACCAGGTGCTACACTACCTCGCCGATCCGGCAGCGGCGGTGGCCGAGGCGGCGCGGCTGGTCATGCCCGGCGGGCGGCTGCTGATCGTCGATTTCGCCCCACACAAGCTCGAGTATCTGCGTGACGAGCACCAGCACCGCCGGCTCGGCTTCGCCGATGCCGAGATGCGCCGCTGGCTGTCCGGTGCCGGGCTGACGCCCAGCGCACCGATCGCTCTGCCTCCTGACACAGACGGTTTGACGGTCTCGATCTGGACCGCCGAACGCCCGGCTGTCGCTGCGGAGAAGGTCGCATGA